Sequence from the Zeugodacus cucurbitae isolate PBARC_wt_2022May chromosome 2, idZeuCucr1.2, whole genome shotgun sequence genome:
gtgACATTGGTTTCATGCAATTGTGGGCGCTAAGCGCTACTAAATtctaacatttgttgttgttcataatTTCGTTCCGTTTAAAGTTTTAGCACATACCTGCATAGatacatacacaaaaacaaagaaaacaaaactaCTAACCTCTGCTGAAtcacataaaatattacaatcaaaagcaaaaaacaaaaaaaaaaataaaaatatatattttctaatctgttatacaagttaaaaaattaattaagcagaaagttataaataataaaatgaaagcagCATAATTGTGTTAAAAACTACTGAATAACTACAAGTGAAGGTTTTAATGAACAGAAGCTTTGCGGgtgagttattttttttttttgttatttttttctaattaaatttaaaaacctttcattataaatatatatcgggTTTTTTAATAGGACGCTATAAAAGTAGAGCGATAGGGACAGCTCTTTTGTagtgtttgccatttcatcatggaaagatatacgatccaacaacgagtcgaaatcattaaaatttattactgaatttcggagtcagtggcctcaaatttaagagcgctacgtccaattcaatggtcgtcataatcgtccagTCAGATCAACAactgagcgtctagtggaaaaatttgaaaccataggcacagtacaaaaagtttccgtgccagtgagacaaagtaGAGCCCACAGTGTCGGGAATATTGCTGTCGCTAGTGCATCAATTGagaaagacccaaatcagtctcacACAAGACGTTCTGAAgtgttgggcatctctgtgacgtcgttgtggcgaattttgcgaaaagatcttggcctacgttcttacaagatcaaattgacgcaagaactgaagtcgCTTGATCATCAGAACcatcgtatgttcgtgaattagGCTGAGCAactacttgaaaatgatccggattttcatggaaaaatcatcttcagcgattagGCTTCAGGGGATTAGGCTGattggcttcgtcaataaacaaaatatgcgttattggtcaggcagcaattcacacgtactccatgattTTCCATTACataccgaaaaaattacggtttggtgtggtttatgcGCCAGCGGCGTAATTGGGCCGTAATTCTTCTGCGATGagcaagaccggcacgttactgggAATGGGattcgctaccgctcaatgataatcgAATACTTTCGGTCCAAATTGGATGatttggacttggacaatatgtggtacctacaggacggcgccacaaaccactcagcgaatgtcacaatcgatttattgaaaactaagtttggtgaatgtgttatctcacgaaaggCTCCAGTCAATTGGTCGCCCCGGTCGTGTGATTTGACGCAgttagactattttctgtgTGGCTACGGCAAGTCTATggcctatgccaacaagccagaaCTTGGACGAATATCGAACGTTAAATGTCAGCagtcgaaaattgggttaagCGTCTAGAGcgtctgcaagcgtgcccgtggttgccaaaagaaatcgagttccatacatcgaatgtactttcacaggaataaagaattgatACGCGATTTTGTagtgctcttattgaaaaccccattCTAATATTGTATAATTAAACACGTCCGATGATAGGGTGAGGGATAGTCTGAAGGATtgtttcttcttgactggcgtagaaaccgctttcgcggttatagtcgagtccacaacagcacgCCATGCATCTCCTCTcctctctccttttggcagtttggcgccaattggtaataccaagtgaagacaggtccttctccacctggtccttccatcggagtggaggtctccctcttcctcggcttccaccagcgggtactgcatcgaaaactttcaaaacAGGGGCACTTtttctcatcggatgttgacaccgtccacgcttctgcgtttagtttttgttcgtcgagagaggactttactgaaGGATTGTTTAGTTAGTAAATTAGTCAATCTTTCTTCTAACTTTACAAAAATTTCCCTTCTCAAAATTTATAGTGCAATAGAGTGGCTCAAATTAATTTgccagttttatttaaataaaaaaaaatttattacaatttgagGTCTAAAATACTTCTCAAAAACCAGTTGACTTTTCATCATATTCAGCaacttttgtttttccatttttaattttactcaatTCTATatctcaattaaaaaatacttcaacAATTGTTAACCTTAAATACATGATATTTACGACAGACATAAATATCTTCCAATTAGAAGTCAGTTATAGTAGAAATTAATGGATTGGAAACTCTCGATAGTATTTCGAGATGACATGGCATTTTttcacttctctctctctctctccctcgaCACTGTAGacactttattaaaattttaaaaatattatactatacCCATTATATTGTTAAACtctatttgaataattttttttttattaaatgaaaagccagtttttttttaactttttgcaaGTTCGTttgctcttttatttttttgtttaatttttttaagtctttGATGACGTTGCACtttatgtttaatatatttatctatgtcaataattatattcataaaCATTATCATTCTTATAAATTCACTCTCtcttttaaaacaattgaatCTCTTCGTTATGTTGCTGCTAGTTGTTTCCATAAATGTTGtcattgtcgttgttgttttgttgttattttttctcgTATTTGTTGCTGTCATTACATCGCTAACTGCGGGCACATGTCGTCGGCGAACTTATGCCTTGGACTCCGATTCGTTTGTAGTGGCCTGTGACTGAGCGTCGCTGGACTTGCCATCATCGACCTTGCCGAATACACAGCATGGGCATTTCTCTTTCAGTGCCAAACGGTATTTGGGATGGCTGTTGTAGTGTAAAGTagtaagagagagagaaagaggaaGATAGATAGTTGAAATAGAGGTTAGGTTTTAATATCCCCGCGCACTCACCTGATACCGTAGACAATGGGATTGTAGCAAGCGGCCGATTTGGCGAAGCAAGCACCCCAGATGGTATTCAGTGGTGTCAATCCCTCGAACTTGAATAGACCCATGCAGTTGATCACCAAGTATGGTGTCCACGCCATGAACCACAATGAGATAGTGACCAACGCCACCTTAGCCAATTTGCCCTCAGCACTCTTCTCGGCATCCTCAGAGGAGCGCAGGGATTTGACATTCATTTTCTTGGCCTGTTCGCGCATGGCCTTCTCGTGAGCTGATACAGCCTAGTTGAggaaaaaaagtggtgaatttgTTTATAGATTACAATTTACCGTTAAATGCGTTCACTTACAGCAATAATGAACCAGTAGGAGTAGCAAATCAAGAACAGCGGAATGTAGTACACAAAGATAGAGTAGAAGATCAAGTAGGATCGTGGATTCCAATCGCGCTCCAAATAATCAATACCGCATGAGGTCAAATTGCCCTCAGGCACATACCTTTGATATATTAGATTAGTTTTTGCATCGTTGGCCAACCCATTTAATACTCTCGACTCACCTGCTCCAGCCGAAGACCGGCGCCAAAGTCCAAATGCTGCTCATTGCCCAGATGAAGGCGATTTTCATCAGCGCCAACTTAATAGTCATTGGTCGTCCCGCTACACCCTTGACAATGACTTGATAACGATCCAAAGAGATCATACACATCGACCAAATCGAACTGCAACCAAAGGCTGAGCCCAAACCGCCATACAGATCGCACATGGCCGGTCCCAAGACCCAGGTTTCGAAATACAAATTGATACCCATCATTGGCGTATTTGTGATCATGATACCGAAATCAGATAGCGCTAAGTTGATGACCAGCAGGTTAGCGGGTGTACGTAATGATTTCGTcgttgagaatatataaatcACCACGCCATTTCCACACCATGAAATCGTAGCGATCATGATCATGTACGCCGTGAGAATTTTCGCCCAGATAGGATCCATAGCTGGGAATTGATTCCAGTACGGGTGGATTAAGTGCGCCATATCGGGCGTGACCTGTATGGGAGATAGGGTGCAAGTGAGTTATTTTTGTATACCTTTTTGAAAGGAATATTTTAGATATGTTTGTCTACTTACCTTGTCTGTGACTGACCCATTGGACAGTGCGGCAAAGTGAGGTCCCAAGGATTGTAAactaatatttaagaaatagaaaGTGAGATCatcaataaatcaataaaaatagctCAATAGTTCATAATATAGGCTTCTGTATTCAAATAGTGTTTCaattttttgagttttatctTTATCTATATTTCACTCACTAGTCTTTAAAACCACTCTAAGAACTTCTTTAAAATAACATTCTTATTCACAGTACCGGAATAAGATATAAGATGAACTGAACCGTAGCCAAGGAAAGGTTCTACAGATAAACTAATGCTTTATAGGTCTTCGAACCAACACAGTGACAATTGTTTGGTGATTTCAACCACTCTTTATGATCCTTCAAAAATTGTTCCACAATGAAGATCCAATGATAGTTTCGAACAATAACACTCAATCACTTAAAAAAAaccgtttttgtatttttttttatcaccaTAACATACCTATCCATtcttaagttgttgttgttaggtgGGTATTGGTCTTCAAGCCTTTAGATGCGTTCGTGCCGAAAGAcagtttttaatttgatttacgtTCAAAAAAGATGCAAATTAAAGCATAAATCTCATTTCtttcaaagtaaaatattttttttgtattttttgggaCGATTCCCGGAGTGGACTGTTCGCGGCGATCTCTCGTTAGAACCTGCGAGCCAGCTATGCgcagtttttgtatttataggtTCGTCAGTTCTTCAGTTTCACATAGAGACCCAAGCCAGGCTAATGAGTacactaaattaaattatgaactAAGCCATGTGTTTGCTATGGTATGTGTGTGCgccaaagttaaaaatatttgaaaataacgtAAAACGTTTTAAACCGACGGTGATGATAATGACGATGGAGATAATGATTAAGAACATCAATGTATACACGATAATGACGATAATAATGATTATCATTAGTTTacactttttataataattgtagGCACATACGAGGGTGGTTTGATAGGTTAGAAcgtttttgaattgaatttgaaaaatagaaCACTTCTTCAGAATTCACAATAAACACGTATTAATTTGGGATTCAATGCGATCGGAAGATAGTGAGCAATGTTAGATGAATAATTTTGGTTAGTCTAACAAAGAGGCGTGTTTAGTCGAATCTGAATGAGTATTCATATCTTCAATTCGCGAGGGTTACTCTTGTCTCTCGACAACAATTCGGGATTTTCAATTACTCTTTGCCGTTGTCAATCTTGTTTAGAAGTCCTCTCTTAATCTTCTCAGTATTCGGCTCTGCCCCAAGTAACTGTAAGCAGGATTGACTTCGCAACAGATATTGCTTGCAGATAAGGTCCTTATGCTCTTTGACAGGGAGCATCTAGTTCTCATCAATCAACGGCTCCCCGTTCCTATACGATTCATGGCGTTCTAGCAGTTCCTATTAATCTTCCGCGAACGTATTTATTCGTCGGATGAAAGTTTTGCATTTAAAGTGGAAAGTCAAAAAAGCACGGACTTAACTAATTGTCCTAGTAGGCGTAGAGGCGTTTTTTGTAAAACTTATATCTATCTCTTCTAAGCTCATTATATTTACACTTTCACGACTTTTCCGTCCATAATTTGTACATACGAACACACATGAGTACAGGCATAAAAGCATAATGCTACAAATTTGTATACACTTTTAGTAAATATGAACGTGTAGACATGTTAAACACATACTTTGACCACCTTGGCGATTATTTTGGGTTATTGTTTGTATACCAGCTTTTAACGGTAATTTCACCGCTCGTTGCCAATGTCAATACAACCTTTCAACGGCTTCGCAAAAGTGTTTCAATGTTTTGCCAACACGagcatatatattaatgtatttatatatgaatgtagtcatattaaatatttcattatcattGTATGCCTCTGCATtgcaaatttgtaaataactAAGAATAATAAGCAATTACCCCTTACACAACGACTGGGATCGATTTTAGTTGTCAAGAATCAATAACTGGCTTTTGGTacaacagtgcgtatgagttaCGAATGCTgtattgtaaagggtgattttttaagagcttgataacttttaaaaaaaaaaaacgcataaaatttgcaaaatctcatcggttctttatttgaaacgttagattggttcatgacatttactttttgaagataatttcatttaaatgttgaccgcggctgcgtcttaggtggtccattcggaaagtccaattttgggcaactttttcgagcatttcggccggaatagcccgaatttcttcggaaatgttgtcttccaaagctggaatagttgctggcttatttctgtagactttagacttgacgtagccccacaaaaaatagtctaaaggcgttaaatcgcatgatcttggtggccaacttacgggtccatttcttgagatgaattgttctccgaagttttccctcaaaatggccatagaatcgcgagctgtgtggcatgtagcgccatcttgttgaaaccacatgtcaaccaagttcagttcttccatttttggcaacaaaaagtttgttagcatcgaacgatagcgatcgccattcaccgtaacgttgcgtccaacagcatctttgaaaaaatacggtccaatgattccaccagcgtacaaaccacaccaaacagtgcatttttcgggatgcatgggcagttcttgaacggcttctggttgctcttcaccccaaatgcggcaattttgcttatttacgtagccattcaaccagaaatgagcctcatcgctgaacaaaatttgtcgataaaaaagcggattttctgccaacttttctagggcccattcactgaaaattcgacgttgtggcagatcgttcggcttcagttcttgcacgagctgtattttatacggttttacaccaagatctttgcgtaaaatcttccatgtggtcgaataacacaaacccaattgctgcgaacggcgacgaatcgacatttcacggtcttcagccacactctcagaaacagacgcaatattctcttctgtacgcactgtacgcattcgtgtggttggtttaatgtccaataaagtaaactgagtgcgaaacttggtcacaatcgcattaattgtttgctcacttggtcgattatgtagaccataaatcggacgtaaagcgcgaaacacatttcgaaccgaacactgattttggtaataaaattcaatgatttgcaagcgttgctcgttagtaagtctattcatgatgaaatgtcaaagcatactgagcatctttctctttgacaccatgtctgaaatcccacgtgatctgtcaaatactaatgcatgaaaatcctaacctcaaaaaaatcacccgttatatgctTTAATAGACAGAGAGACAGATGGAGAATTGATCTGGATCTAGACTTTCATTATACGGAATTGAGATTCTCTTTTAATAAGCAGAATATGTGGCCAGCTATCACTCCACAGTACCTGGGTTTGTTCGCAGTTTTCGGCCAACATTAACAAAACATACTTTTTTGCACATTAGGTGGATCTCGGAACAAACCTTCCAGCATATTTCAACAACGAAGAATCTTTTCATCAGTGATTCGAAGGCGACTAATTTGTTGGGTCCAGTGGTTCTAAATAAGAAGATAGATAgcatgtaataaaaattatttcacaataATGTATTTTAGTGTTCAAGCagataatatatgaatattttgaagaaaaaggtttgcgatttttttaatacatttaatccGTGACTCCGAAAATCCCAAGTAGAGAGTTTCTTACGAATCTGAGGTATTTTAAAAAacactgtccgccatattggttatGTCAAAATACTAATCTGATGGGGTTCAATGGATCTcgaattcggattcagcgaccccaagaGTAAGATCCCCAGGCTAGGCAATTATtgctttaaattgtatttaaaattctttGTAATATTCcatgtaattatttatatatgtcgtCTATGTACTAAGGTGACCCCAAAGTTGTTTaaactggaaaaaaataatttctactGAACGCAATATTTACCTTTGCAAATCTTATTAACTCGCATATCCCAAAAAAGTTAATTCGCTAGTATCCGTTTCGCACAGGAGTAAATTGAATtgaagcgctgatttagatcgatttaccatataaaagaactacttaaataaatacatgaagTTTTTAtcgaatataaaacaaaatgttactgGAATACAGCTTTGCGATTTGTTGTCTACActgtaaattttgtattaaacacaaataaaatagcAGACAACTGAGGAAACTTACCAAATTCTTatgaatagcaaaaacaaaaatatataacagctaaTCGGTAATCGAGTAATCAGCTGTGTGACAGGCAAAAGCTGGTTCCTCAATTATAAACTgaatgcattaaattaatttgactgtgcgaaaaggttaaTGTAGTCCATATATTTGGTCTTTAGACAATAAATTTAGCTTTTATAATTAGCATTGcgaatctacatatataaaaaccaCTTTAATTTTGACATTCATTTTATTAGTTTAAGCcagaaattagaattttcacaGTAAAGTAAATTGTGGAAATTAccttaattgctcaattaaggAACTGTTGTTCTAAACGAAACTTGGCTAAGCGGATTTAGACCTCAATCAGAACTAAAGAATAAAACGATgcgataaaacaacaaaaatcattcactGAGCCTTAAGGCTGAAtagatttaaagaaattatcatttaataatcaattcaattaaataaaaaaggaatataTAACCAAGAAATaccttcaaaattattttaaatctctcttataatattacttttatacACTTTCGGACCGCCTTCATATttctaacaacaaaaatatttgaatatgtttttgttttgaaagtaTGATTATAATAGACATTCTAATGAATGCATTTCAGTTTTATGAGCTCTAtcgcattgcattgcattgtcttgtatgtgtttgtgggcGCAGTGCTCGTGTAAGAATTTCTGGTCTCTCCCTCAAATGAAAACAAAGCAGATTATTGCCAATTAAGCTGACAAAAGCCGAAATATTGGACAAAGAAAACACATTAGAAAGCCACTAACTAGGTTGAGGTTTTATTGGAAAATAAGAAAGAAACGCGAGCGAGTGCAATTTGATGTTGCACTCGGGAAAAGTCAAAAAGTTAAGTAGCCAATGTAACAACTTcgtcgaaaataaaaatagggAAAATAGGGGGAGGTAAATGTGAATATCGACAGTTATGCATctctttttaaattgtattatattgtgAGAGTTTGTGAGCGGAATGAGCACACTATTGACGGCACACGAGAGAAATGAAAAAACGATTCAATCATATATAGACATgtgttttttaaaacaaattgtttttcctTGAGCAACGAAAATAGTATGTGTCTTTCAAGAATTGAAATTGCTGAATAGCACGTTCGGTGTGAGCTAATTGCATTACGAATGCGAGCGCTGAAAACTCAAGAGTGTTCGGAACACTTGAAACACTTGAGAAATGttgtcgaaaaatatatatttgtagcaaacaaaaagttataaaatgaaACAGCGTTTTCAAGAGTTTTGGACATGCTCAGAACACGATAGTTTGCATTGAAAAAGTAATTGAGCACCGACCGAACGGAAATATACGTATCTGttgtatacaaaatttcgaCAACTCGTGCGCATGAGATCACTACGAATTAAGGAGTACAGTGAGCAAcacgattttaataataattttaattttaaagaataatttaaatattttttttttgttttacaactgTTTCGCAAAATATTATCTTTAcgctccctctctctctcgaaAAACTCACAAACGTTTAGTGAGCGTACACCCACACTTAGGCTTGCTTAGGCCTGTTTTCCGAGCATATTTGCCGATTTGGAAAACTGTGACCACATACTCTGCGGCGCTCTCAATGTGACTGTATGCTTGTATGCTGTGCAGTGATCGTCAACAACTACGAACGCTGCTTCAGCGTGGAGAGTCAATTCAGTTCGTGCGTTCGCGGAGCGTGTGCGAGTACTCTTTGAAATATTTACGGAAagcaaaattcaattttaacgaAAGTGTGAAGGTTCTTCTGGTTCACAGGGTACAATTCTATATGCAATCGGTGGGGTAGAATATCATATTTGGCATGTTTTTTCGCTTTGCATAGCGTGCGAGGTGCAAAAATAGAGAACAAaacgaaaatgtgaaaattttatgtaaaagaaaatattagatgaaaaaacaacaaataatttattattcaagcGAACGCAGTGCATTGGAAAATTGATTAAAGTTAAGTAAACTCAAGCGACTAGCGGCGATTACGAATGCTGCATACGCATCCGAGCAGTAGTGAAATTAGTACAAAAACCTCTACAAAATAGGCAAATCGGTGTTTAAAAATAGACGCGTCGCCGTTCGTAATACGGAGCAGTCAGTCAGTACACGACATAGCACAGCgaagcgcgcacacacacagaccGAAACATAGAGAAAAAGAAGAGGAGGAGGAAGATTTCTAGAAGGCAAAAAGTCGCAGCAGCAGAAGAGGCGCTAGTGTGGTGTACTCATACGCGGCATTTGGTGAATGTATAAAGCGTCTTTGACGTCGCTGACTTCTGCGTCATTGCCGCTTTCTTCGGCATCAGCCCATGTAGATAGCAACGCCGCTCACTTCGACTTTGCGGTTATTTCCTCTAACATCTTCACTTTCGTCGACGTCGTTGTCGTAGTTGCCGCTGTTTTCGTCACAACGTCGACGGGAAGATATGAAGCAAGCGCCGCGCCACCAAAGGGGAAACACAAACAGACAACAAGAGAGTAGCGCAGCCTGGCATATTGTGGGAATCGTGTCGATACCGTAAAATTTCGCAACATTTTGCCATTTATTCAGCAATCATACGCTTGCAAGTTGTTTCGCGTTGCGCGCTGCGAAAATAGAGTTAGTGGGGAGTGTGTTTTGATGCAACGTAGCTAAACTTTCAACTTGTGGCACATTATTTATATGCGGCATCAAATAAGGAGCATacaaaattgcaattaaattgttgTAAACAAGTTATACTAGTGTCATAAATTCCCTGCCGCAGTCCTTACGCAGCGGGCAAATATGCAAGCAGCGCCTCCGAACGCCGCCACAAAACCTAAAACCGCCTCCATAACGACCACAACCAAACCGAACATAATCACGCATCCAGTGAAAACGACGAAACCCTACATTGACTCACAGCTATACCAGTCCacactgcagcagcagcagcaacaacaaacaacagttGGTAGTCAAATTGGTAGCGGCAAAACGAGTGTCGTGTACTCGGACGATCCCACGCGAGAGATCGAGGAGATCTCAAAGAAGATATCCGAGCACGCAGATGCGTTATACCATACGTGGAAGAGTCGTGGACTAGCACCGACTGAATTGTTAGGTTTCTACACGCATGCAGCAGCTGCCGCTGCAACGAGCGACGGTGCCAGTGACGCTGGCGATATTTTTGCGGTTGACGACGAGCAAACAGCGGAGGGGCTGCAGAAATTGGTCAAATCATTTGTGCTAAAGGATAAAGAACAACGCGCGAGCAAAGCACACACCGGCTCCAATAGCGCGGTCAGTAGATTGGGTAGTAGTGTTGTAAGTGCCGGTGTTATAGGCATAGGCGGTCTTGGTGGACTTGTTGGTGCTGTTAGTGCCGATAAAGGTGTGAGCTTAAACACAATACAAGATCAAAATCTCGATGCCAATATGGTGGGCAAGTTGAAGCAGTCGCCGGGGTCTACAACGAAAAGGAGCGTCGCATCGCCGAAGTCACCCACAACAACATCGGCTATACTGATGAAGAGTGCCGATGCGCCTGGCGTTGATGTTGTGGATACCTTGAAGAAGAAGACCACAAAATCGAATGGTAAAACGATTGGCGCCACTTCTTCCAGTGGGTCGTCGTCGTCAGCAACGAACAAGGCGACGCTGGCACAAAAACATGAGAAACAACATAGCACAACTAGCAGCGGCAGCAGTGGCGCAGCAACGTCTACCAAATCGCGCGGTACGAGTTCTATGACTAACACCACAGCCAACACCACCACTATTGGACGTAGTAAGCCACATGCTTCGAATTCCGCACCGCTCGATATCAACTTAACGGTGGACTTAAATCTGGACCTAACAGACTTGTCCGAGTTGCAGACGCATAATTTGCGCAAAATCAAGGAGCTCTTGCAGGAGAATGCAccctcaacagcaacaacaacacaaacagcgAAAGTTGCTACAAATAGCGGTACGAAGCAGACGAGAAAGGCCAATACagcgcacacaacaacaacggcggACACCGACCCAGCGCGCCACAGTGCGAATCATCACTCACGCCGCGGCGAACTGACGCCTAAAAGTAGCAATATTGGCAGCGGCAGTGATGGCGGCGGCGGCAAGAGTGCGGTGATTGCTGTCAACAATGGCGTCGGAGGAAGTGTCAATAAAGCGGCGATCACAATTATTGG
This genomic interval carries:
- the LOC105210163 gene encoding opsin Rh1, encoding MDSLQSLGPHFAALSNGSVTDKVTPDMAHLIHPYWNQFPAMDPIWAKILTAYMIMIATISWCGNGVVIYIFSTTKSLRTPANLLVINLALSDFGIMITNTPMMGINLYFETWVLGPAMCDLYGGLGSAFGCSSIWSMCMISLDRYQVIVKGVAGRPMTIKLALMKIAFIWAMSSIWTLAPVFGWSRYVPEGNLTSCGIDYLERDWNPRSYLIFYSIFVYYIPLFLICYSYWFIIAAVSAHEKAMREQAKKMNVKSLRSSEDAEKSAEGKLAKVALVTISLWFMAWTPYLVINCMGLFKFEGLTPLNTIWGACFAKSAACYNPIVYGISHPKYRLALKEKCPCCVFGKVDDGKSSDAQSQATTNESESKA